One genomic segment of Prochlorococcus marinus str. MIT 0919 includes these proteins:
- the scpB gene encoding SMC-Scp complex subunit ScpB has translation MQDISLPAKLEAVLYLKGKPLSISEMAEIVEQSEKLIEEALFALMAGYSQRDTALEINEKKGKYSLQLRSGLGELVKNLLPVDMTGATLRTLGTIALKKRILQSELVDLRGSSAYEHIKELVEKDFVERKRQREGRSYWLTLSENFHRTFSVLPDIKSTNDQKVA, from the coding sequence ATGCAAGACATCTCACTACCAGCAAAGTTGGAAGCTGTGCTTTATTTAAAAGGGAAACCTCTCAGTATTTCAGAAATGGCTGAGATCGTAGAGCAATCAGAAAAATTGATAGAAGAGGCATTATTTGCATTAATGGCAGGCTATTCTCAAAGAGATACAGCTCTTGAAATAAATGAAAAAAAGGGCAAATATAGTCTTCAACTTCGCTCAGGTCTAGGAGAACTAGTGAAAAATCTCCTGCCAGTTGATATGACTGGCGCAACTTTAAGGACTCTTGGAACAATTGCTTTGAAGAAGAGAATACTTCAGTCAGAGCTTGTTGATTTAAGAGGCTCAAGTGCATATGAACATATAAAAGAACTTGTAGAAAAAGACTTTGTTGAAAGGAAGCGCCAGCGCGAAGGCAGGTCCTATTGGTTAACCCTTTCAGAAAATTTCCATAGAACATTCTCAGTACTTCCTGATATCAAATCAACCAATGACCAGAAAGTGGCCTAA
- a CDS encoding YggT family protein: MAATIISNIFGVLNQTLLIYSYILIIRVLLTWFPNLDWTNPILSNISAITDPYLNMFRGIIPPLGGLDISPILAFLVLNLSTSLINNIRFAFLNSSLLNY; this comes from the coding sequence ATGGCAGCAACTATTATTTCCAATATTTTTGGGGTTCTAAATCAAACACTTTTGATTTATTCCTACATATTAATTATCAGAGTATTGCTTACCTGGTTCCCAAATTTAGATTGGACAAATCCTATTTTGAGCAATATTAGTGCAATTACAGATCCTTATCTTAATATGTTTAGAGGTATAATCCCTCCTTTAGGAGGCTTAGACATATCTCCTATACTTGCATTCTTAGTTCTTAATCTATCAACAAGCTTAATAAATAATATCCGATTCGCTTTCTTAAATAGCAGTCTATTAAATTACTAA
- a CDS encoding nucleoside triphosphate pyrophosphohydrolase family protein: MDLNQYQHKSRETALYPNSGKNPIYPTLGLVGEAGEVADKVKKVLRDNQGKFDSEVKNSIKYELGDVLWYLAQLSTEFGFTLEDVAQTNLDKLSSRAKRGRIKGSGDMR, from the coding sequence ATGGACCTGAATCAGTACCAACACAAATCAAGAGAGACAGCTCTTTACCCAAATTCAGGGAAAAACCCTATTTATCCAACACTTGGCCTAGTAGGCGAAGCTGGAGAAGTCGCTGATAAAGTTAAGAAGGTATTGAGAGACAACCAAGGAAAATTTGATAGTGAAGTTAAAAATTCAATAAAATATGAACTTGGGGATGTTTTATGGTACTTGGCTCAATTATCTACAGAATTTGGATTCACCCTGGAAGATGTTGCACAAACAAATCTTGATAAGTTGTCTAGCAGAGCCAAAAGAGGAAGGATTAAGGGCAGTGGTGATATGAGGTGA
- the ilvA gene encoding threonine ammonia-lyase, biosynthetic: MEDYLQKILRAHVYDVAVETPLEKAKILSKRLKNQVWLKREDLQSVFSFKLRGAYNRMTHLTEEELQKGVVASSAGNHAQGVALSAAYLKCKAVIVMPITTPETKVSAVRNLDAEVILHGDTYDDAYHEAKRINQKDGLVFIHPFDDPEVIAGQGTIGREILSQIETPPDAIYIAVGGGGLIAGVAAYVKNLWPNVEIIGVEPYEASAMTDSLKEGKRIELKDIGLFADGVAVSKVGVHTFELAKKYVDRMINVSTDEICAAIKDVFEDTRSILEPAGALSIAGLKSDVLNKKLTGKSLVAIACGANMNFERLRFVAERAELGEEREAMFAVEIPEKAGSLKNLCKILGKRSLTEFSYRMSEADNAQIFMGVEVKGKSDKNELIHQIRSFNFKCLDLSEDELSKVHLRHMVGGRLPKALNNLSKRDSSELLYRFEFPERPGALMQFVDSMRPEWSISIFHYRNHGADIGRIVIGVIVDNHDMNNWKAFLKEIGYKSWDETKNPAYKLFLGAHNG, from the coding sequence ATGGAGGACTATTTGCAAAAAATCCTAAGAGCTCACGTCTACGATGTAGCGGTAGAAACCCCTTTAGAAAAAGCAAAAATTCTAAGCAAAAGATTGAAAAACCAGGTTTGGTTGAAACGGGAAGACCTTCAATCTGTATTTTCATTTAAGTTAAGAGGCGCTTATAACAGAATGACTCATCTAACAGAGGAGGAATTACAAAAAGGGGTTGTTGCCTCAAGCGCAGGAAATCATGCTCAGGGCGTTGCACTAAGTGCTGCTTACCTAAAATGTAAAGCTGTAATTGTCATGCCTATAACAACCCCTGAAACAAAGGTTTCAGCGGTTCGAAATCTTGATGCCGAAGTAATCCTCCATGGAGATACCTATGATGATGCTTATCACGAGGCTAAAAGAATAAATCAAAAGGATGGATTGGTATTTATACATCCTTTTGATGATCCAGAGGTAATAGCAGGGCAAGGAACTATTGGTAGAGAAATTCTTTCTCAAATTGAAACTCCCCCAGATGCAATCTACATAGCAGTCGGAGGGGGAGGACTAATTGCTGGAGTTGCGGCTTATGTTAAAAATCTCTGGCCTAATGTAGAAATAATTGGAGTAGAACCCTATGAAGCATCTGCCATGACAGATTCTTTAAAAGAGGGTAAAAGGATAGAATTGAAGGATATAGGTCTGTTTGCAGACGGAGTTGCCGTTAGCAAAGTTGGAGTACATACCTTTGAGTTAGCTAAAAAATATGTAGACAGGATGATAAATGTGAGCACAGATGAAATTTGTGCAGCAATAAAGGATGTATTTGAAGACACTAGATCCATTCTTGAGCCAGCTGGAGCCCTATCAATAGCTGGTCTTAAATCTGATGTTCTAAATAAAAAATTAACTGGAAAGAGCTTGGTTGCTATAGCCTGTGGCGCAAATATGAATTTTGAAAGACTTAGGTTTGTAGCAGAAAGAGCAGAGCTTGGGGAAGAAAGAGAAGCAATGTTTGCTGTAGAGATACCAGAAAAAGCCGGTAGCCTAAAAAACCTCTGCAAGATTTTAGGAAAAAGAAGTCTGACAGAATTTAGTTATCGAATGTCAGAAGCTGATAATGCTCAAATATTTATGGGGGTAGAGGTAAAGGGTAAATCTGATAAAAACGAACTAATTCATCAAATAAGATCTTTTAACTTTAAATGTCTTGATCTTAGTGAAGACGAACTATCTAAAGTTCACTTGCGACACATGGTTGGCGGAAGGCTGCCAAAAGCATTAAATAATTTGTCCAAAAGGGATTCAAGTGAATTGCTTTACCGCTTTGAGTTTCCAGAAAGGCCAGGGGCTTTAATGCAATTCGTCGATTCCATGAGACCTGAGTGGAGCATAAGTATTTTCCATTACAGAAACCATGGTGCTGATATTGGGAGAATTGTCATAGGGGTAATTGTTGACAATCATGATATGAATAATTGGAAAGCCTTTCTAAAAGAGATTGGATATAAAAGCTGGGATGAAACAAAAAATCCAGCTTATAAACTCTTCCTAGGTGCACACAACGGCTAA